In one Tachysurus vachellii isolate PV-2020 chromosome 24, HZAU_Pvac_v1, whole genome shotgun sequence genomic region, the following are encoded:
- the zic2b gene encoding zinc finger protein ZIC 2b: MLLDAGHLGPFARHHHAGESHDRDASFAEAAHVGAFKLSHGELSPGQGAAFGPQASGYAALGASYGGSAFGSARDFLLRGRGFADPERGLFSPATGALHPSHADAQSHLLFPGFHDQHSSTNNALFARPDQYHHQVSNTRPDPYGQYGLNVAAAHHHHPAAFFRYVRQQCVKQELVCKWLEPDREKRRCGRTFGTMHELVAHVSAEHVGGPEQCNHVCFWEECPREGKAFKAKYKLVNHIRVHTGEKPFACPFPGCGKVFARSENLKIHKRTHTGEKPFLCEFEGCDRRFANSSDRKKHMHVHTSDKPYLCKLCDKSYTHPSSLRKHMKVHDEQSPVDESSPIGSSGYESSSLVSPCSETQSTTMSPDSAVMNNSSHSSIASNFSEWYV; encoded by the exons ATGTTACTGGACGCGGGTCACCTGGGTCCATTCGCCCGGCATCACCACGCGGGTGAGTCACACGACAGGGACGCGAGTTTTGCAGAAGCAGCGCATGTGGGTGCCTTTAAGCTGAGTCATGGTGAGCTGTCTCCGGGTCAGGGAGCGGCCTTTGGACCACAGGCTTCAGGCTACGCGGCTCTAGGCGCCTCATACGGAGGCTCCGCGTTCGGCTCGGCCCGAGACTTTCTGTTGCGCGGACGCGGATTTGCAGATCCAGAGCGCGGCCTCTTCAGCCCGGCGACCGGAGCGCTTCATCCTTCCCATGCGGACGCACAGAGTCATCTGCTTTTCCCCGGCTTTCACGATCAGCATAGCTCAACTAACAACGCGCTGTTTGCACGACCGGACCAGTACCACCACCAGGTATCCAACACGCGGCCTGACCCGTACGGCCAGTACGGCTTGAACGTAGCAGCTGCGCATCACCATCACCCGGCAGCCTTTTTCCGCTACGTGCGGCAGCAGTGCGTCAAGCAGGAGCTCGTGTGCAAATGGCTCGAACCGGATCGCGAGAAGCGCCGCTGCGGCAGAACCTTCGGCACCATGCACGAGCTGGTGGCGCACGTCTCCGCGGAGCACGTCGGGGGACCCGAGCAATGCAACCACGTGTGCTTTTGGGAAGAATGTCCTCGAGAGGGAAAGGCATTCAAAGCCAAATACAAACTGGTGAACCACATCCGCGTGCACACAGGGGAGAAGCCCTTTGCGTGTCCGTTCCCGGGATGCGGCAAAGTGTTTGCGCGCTCCGAGAATCtgaaaatacataaaagaaCGCATACAG GGGAGAAGCCGTTTCTTTGCGAGTTTGAGGGATGTGACAGACGCTTTGCCAACAGCAGCGACAGGAAGAAAcacatgcatgtgcacacaTCCGACAAGCCATACTTGTGCAAACTGTGCGACAAGTCGTACACTCATCCCAGCTCgctgagaaaacacatgaag GTTCACGACGAGCAGAGTCCAGTTGACGAGTCTTCGCCCATTGGAAGCTCCGGTTACGAGTCATCCAGTTTGGTGTCGCCGTGTTCAGAGACTCAGAGCACCACTATGTCTCCAGACTCCGCCGTAATGAACAACAGCAGTCACAGCAGCATAGCGTCTAACTTCAGCGAGTGGTACGTTTAG